One stretch of Synergistetes bacterium HGW-Synergistetes-1 DNA includes these proteins:
- a CDS encoding 4-deoxy-4-formamido-L-arabinose-phosphoundecaprenol deformylase, with protein MKKLAIKVDIDTLRGYREGVPQMLDLFNRHGIRASIFFSFGPDNSGKAIRRIFRKGFISKMMRTKAPSTYGIKTLMYGTLLPAPMIVPSAPGIFVRAVDEGHDCGVHAWDHVYVQDELPGITKNEFLSLFERSADMFERLSGSKPLSCAAPGWQISSVSLEVQEEAGLKYCSDTRGRSPFIPIFKGRSYSPVQIPTTLPTMDEILGLPGIDDDSIGDVWLKGMDNEWNVLTVHAEMEGLSKIDVFEKFIVKAKENGTVFYTLADYARDSAPTEQNIRIGSMTGRAGTLALQEEK; from the coding sequence TTGAAAAAACTTGCGATCAAGGTCGACATTGATACATTGCGGGGATACCGGGAAGGTGTCCCGCAGATGCTTGACCTTTTTAACAGACATGGGATCAGGGCATCGATATTTTTCTCATTTGGACCGGACAATTCTGGCAAAGCGATAAGAAGGATATTCCGAAAGGGCTTTATTTCGAAAATGATGAGGACAAAAGCCCCTTCGACCTACGGCATCAAAACGCTGATGTACGGAACTCTTCTCCCCGCGCCAATGATAGTCCCGTCTGCTCCCGGTATCTTTGTACGTGCCGTTGATGAAGGGCATGACTGCGGTGTGCACGCGTGGGATCACGTCTATGTGCAGGATGAGCTCCCCGGGATAACAAAAAATGAATTCCTCTCGCTGTTTGAAAGGTCCGCAGATATGTTTGAAAGACTCTCGGGAAGCAAGCCACTCTCCTGCGCAGCTCCGGGATGGCAGATTTCCTCGGTGAGCCTTGAAGTGCAGGAGGAAGCCGGACTTAAATACTGCAGCGACACGAGGGGACGCTCTCCCTTCATCCCTATTTTCAAAGGAAGATCATATTCGCCGGTGCAGATCCCTACCACACTTCCTACGATGGACGAGATACTCGGACTTCCCGGCATAGACGATGATTCCATAGGTGACGTATGGCTGAAGGGCATGGATAATGAGTGGAACGTTCTCACTGTACACGCTGAGATGGAAGGGCTTTCAAAGATAGATGTCTTTGAGAAATTTATTGTCAAGGCAAAGGAAAACGGAACAGTATTCTATACCCTTGCTGACTACGCAAGAGACTCGGCCCCAACGGAACAAAACATCAGGATAGGCAGTATGACCGGACGGGCAGGCACTCTCGCACTACAGGAGGAGAAATAA
- a CDS encoding glycosyltransferase, producing the protein MKPEISIVIPAYNEEESLHPLFESLYPVMTGMGRPFEIIFINDGSKDSTLGILYDLYNSHPEVRVIDLNGNFGQHMAIMAGFEHVKGDIIITLDADLQNPPEEIPNIVAKMDEGHDLVGTYRKGRQDPLFRKVASKMVNRITNRIAKLNIRDYGCMLRGYSKRIVEIINISRESTTFIPALGQKFAANPIEIPVAHREREMGTSKYGIFQLIRLNFDLMTSFSIVPLQFVTMAGMLISILSSLLVLYMLLRRLFIGPEAEGLFTLMAIQFMLTGITLFSLGITGEYVGRIYREVSRRPRYSVRKIFEHEAGE; encoded by the coding sequence ATGAAACCTGAGATATCAATAGTCATACCTGCCTATAACGAAGAAGAATCGCTCCATCCCCTCTTTGAGAGCCTCTATCCTGTCATGACGGGAATGGGACGGCCCTTCGAGATAATTTTTATAAACGACGGCAGCAAGGACTCCACCCTTGGAATACTATACGACCTCTACAATTCACATCCCGAAGTCAGGGTGATAGACCTCAACGGAAATTTCGGCCAGCACATGGCTATTATGGCAGGGTTCGAGCATGTGAAGGGAGATATTATCATCACACTTGACGCAGACCTGCAGAATCCCCCTGAAGAGATCCCCAATATCGTAGCTAAAATGGACGAAGGGCATGACCTTGTCGGAACGTACAGGAAGGGAAGACAGGATCCCCTCTTCAGAAAAGTTGCATCCAAAATGGTCAACAGGATCACCAACAGGATCGCCAAACTGAATATCCGTGACTACGGCTGCATGCTCAGAGGATACAGCAAAAGGATAGTTGAAATAATAAATATAAGCAGGGAATCGACCACCTTTATCCCCGCGCTGGGGCAGAAATTCGCTGCCAACCCCATAGAGATACCGGTGGCACACAGAGAGAGGGAGATGGGCACATCAAAATACGGCATTTTTCAGCTTATAAGGCTGAATTTTGACTTGATGACAAGTTTTTCGATAGTCCCGCTCCAGTTCGTTACGATGGCAGGGATGCTCATCTCGATCCTATCGTCCCTCCTGGTCCTTTACATGCTGCTGAGACGTCTCTTCATCGGACCTGAGGCCGAAGGACTCTTCACACTTATGGCGATACAGTTCATGCTTACCGGTATCACGCTCTTCAGCCTTGGAATAACAGGCGAATATGTCGGCAGGATATACAGGGAAGTTAGCCGGAGACCAAGATACTCTGTCAGGAAGATATTTGAGCATGAAGCGGGAGAATAA
- a CDS encoding formyltransferase has translation MKRENKSRPRIAVFAYSEVGSACLDDLIRDDANVVVVYTHEDDPSEEIWFRSVKDTALNNSIEVRTPSTIDSKETEHLRQIGPDLIFSFYYRAMIPKEVLDIPELGAYNIHGALLPKYRGRACVNWAVINGEKETGATLHVMTEFADRGEIIAQKSVPINFEDTAHDVFLKVTEASREILLSSLPSLENGTAKRYPQDESKATKFGRRRPEDGDIDWKRSADEIYNFVRALTHPFPGAFTSWEGKKFFIWKALPAEGTFEPGKIKSESPMLVGTGSGLLRVIRIQPEGEPERDA, from the coding sequence ATGAAGCGGGAGAATAAGAGCAGACCCCGGATAGCGGTGTTTGCATACAGCGAGGTCGGAAGTGCCTGTCTTGATGACCTTATAAGAGACGATGCAAATGTTGTTGTCGTTTATACGCACGAGGACGACCCCAGCGAAGAGATATGGTTCCGCTCGGTAAAGGATACTGCCCTTAATAATTCGATAGAAGTCCGCACTCCTTCAACGATCGACAGTAAGGAGACTGAGCATTTGAGGCAGATAGGGCCAGACCTTATCTTCTCTTTCTACTACAGGGCGATGATCCCCAAAGAGGTGCTGGATATCCCCGAACTTGGGGCTTACAATATCCACGGCGCTCTCCTCCCGAAATACAGAGGGCGGGCCTGCGTGAACTGGGCAGTTATAAACGGAGAAAAGGAAACAGGAGCTACCCTCCACGTGATGACAGAATTTGCGGACAGGGGAGAGATCATAGCGCAAAAGTCTGTCCCAATTAATTTTGAGGACACGGCTCACGATGTTTTTCTTAAGGTGACAGAGGCCTCCAGGGAGATACTGCTCTCCTCCCTTCCATCACTTGAAAACGGAACTGCAAAGAGATATCCCCAGGACGAGTCAAAAGCGACAAAATTCGGACGGCGCCGGCCTGAAGACGGGGATATTGACTGGAAGAGATCCGCCGATGAAATTTACAACTTCGTGAGAGCGCTGACCCATCCCTTCCCAGGAGCATTTACCAGCTGGGAAGGCAAAAAGTTTTTTATCTGGAAAGCTCTCCCGGCCGAAGGCACTTTTGAGCCGGGTAAAATAAAATCTGAATCGCCGATGCTTGTGGGAACTGGCAGCGGACTCCTGAGGGTAATTAGGATACAGCCTGAAGGCGAACCTGAAAGGGATGCATAA
- a CDS encoding xanthine permease: MAKKQLVYGIDDRPPTPILILAGAQHVLTLFGATTLVPLIFGPAMGMTTQQIGAFIGCVYFSMGIATLIQTHPKLGSGLPIVQGSSFSFIPPIMTIIGAYKALGPDVVMQYIGGSLLIGGLVLSLLGYSKLIGHVRKFITPVVIGPTIMAIGFTLAPVAIQFNAANYWPISLLVVALVFFFSLCSKNKYCNIFAVLGSITIAYLICLSLSLAGIFQEGHAAYVNLSNIAAAPWIRYKLFMPWGVPKFSGLAIGAISAGFFCVMIESIGDYHNCSFAAGIDDPTPDQINKGIGAEGIGCALSGVLGSVGTTSYTENIGLIGLTGVASRHVVRAGAVILILLSLVGKLGALIATMPSPVIGGAYITLFGTIGALGIQNLMRADMGSQRNVLIVGFSFLMALGLPGWVEPNQAIFTGALGNTFGGMIWAIMKTPMAVAGILAAVCDNIIPGTDEERGIKK, translated from the coding sequence ATGGCAAAAAAACAGTTAGTTTACGGTATCGACGATCGCCCGCCGACACCAATACTTATTCTTGCCGGCGCTCAGCATGTCCTGACACTGTTTGGAGCAACGACACTCGTGCCGCTGATCTTCGGACCGGCTATGGGTATGACTACCCAGCAAATAGGCGCTTTTATCGGATGTGTTTATTTTTCAATGGGTATCGCGACTTTGATCCAGACCCACCCCAAACTTGGATCCGGGCTTCCTATAGTACAGGGCTCAAGTTTCAGCTTCATCCCCCCAATAATGACTATCATAGGAGCATACAAGGCTTTGGGACCGGATGTGGTAATGCAGTACATCGGAGGGTCTCTCCTGATAGGAGGTCTCGTGCTTTCCCTCCTCGGATACAGCAAACTGATCGGACACGTCAGAAAGTTCATCACACCCGTAGTTATCGGTCCGACGATCATGGCGATAGGCTTCACACTTGCGCCTGTTGCAATCCAGTTCAACGCAGCAAACTACTGGCCGATATCACTTCTTGTTGTTGCTCTCGTTTTCTTTTTTAGCCTCTGCAGCAAGAACAAATACTGCAATATTTTTGCAGTCCTCGGCTCAATAACGATTGCTTACCTTATATGCCTTTCACTCTCTTTGGCAGGAATATTCCAGGAAGGACACGCAGCTTATGTCAACCTCAGCAATATAGCGGCGGCACCCTGGATCCGCTATAAACTCTTCATGCCGTGGGGAGTCCCCAAGTTCTCAGGGCTGGCGATCGGAGCTATCTCCGCAGGATTTTTCTGCGTAATGATCGAATCGATCGGAGATTACCATAACTGTTCCTTTGCTGCTGGAATAGATGACCCGACTCCCGATCAGATAAACAAAGGCATCGGGGCAGAAGGCATAGGATGTGCCCTCTCAGGAGTGCTTGGCTCGGTCGGCACGACCTCCTATACTGAAAACATCGGCCTTATCGGCCTTACAGGCGTAGCAAGCAGGCATGTGGTACGGGCCGGAGCAGTTATACTCATACTTCTTTCGCTGGTCGGCAAGCTGGGCGCATTGATCGCGACCATGCCCTCACCTGTTATCGGCGGAGCATACATTACCCTCTTCGGTACCATCGGAGCTCTTGGTATCCAGAACCTCATGAGAGCAGACATGGGAAGCCAGAGAAATGTTCTTATAGTTGGTTTCTCCTTCCTCATGGCACTGGGACTCCCGGGCTGGGTCGAGCCCAACCAGGCTATCTTTACTGGCGCCCTTGGAAATACTTTCGGCGGGATGATATGGGCGATAATGAAGACCCCGATGGCTGTAGCGGGTATCCTTGCTGCGGTCTGTGACAATATTATCCCCGGTACTGACGAAGAGCGCGGAATAAAAAAGTAA
- a CDS encoding UDP-4-amino-4,6-dideoxy-N-acetyl-beta-L-altrosamine transaminase yields MRNDFLPFAKPSIAEDAINEVVESIRSGWLAMGPKTIRFEENFSKYTGASWSLSVNSATAGLHTVLLALGIGPGDEVITTPMTFAATVNTIMFVGAKPVLADIDRNTLNIDPDRIEKAVTKNTKAIIPVHFAGMPCDMDRIEAIAEKYDLAVIEDAAHALGASYKGRMIGADRGKRRASVFSFHPTKNITTGEGGMICTGDDTIAEKAAVLRQNGMSKGAWNRYAAKGSANYDIFFPGLKYTMMDIQAAIGDSQLRELGAFNSRRKEIVSFYMEELPKANGLILPKPAPWEHEHSWHIFTPLIDIEMLGMSRDDFMAEMKKRNIGTALHYQAIHLFTCYREATGLDRGSLPESEYVSDRIVSLPLFPAMTDEDAMDVVEAIFEVCGKKI; encoded by the coding sequence ATGAGAAATGATTTCCTCCCTTTTGCAAAACCGTCTATAGCAGAAGATGCAATAAATGAGGTAGTGGAGTCTATACGTTCAGGCTGGCTGGCAATGGGTCCCAAAACCATACGTTTCGAAGAAAACTTTTCAAAATACACCGGCGCTTCGTGGTCCCTGTCGGTAAATTCAGCCACAGCCGGACTTCACACAGTCTTGCTTGCCCTTGGCATAGGACCGGGCGACGAGGTGATAACCACCCCGATGACGTTCGCGGCTACAGTGAACACGATAATGTTTGTTGGAGCAAAACCCGTTCTGGCAGACATCGACAGGAACACACTCAACATTGACCCTGACAGGATCGAAAAGGCTGTTACTAAAAATACAAAGGCGATAATACCTGTCCATTTCGCGGGAATGCCGTGCGACATGGACAGGATAGAAGCAATTGCAGAAAAATATGACCTCGCTGTGATAGAAGACGCCGCACATGCCCTGGGAGCATCTTACAAGGGCAGAATGATCGGTGCAGACAGGGGAAAACGCAGGGCATCGGTATTCAGCTTCCACCCCACCAAAAACATAACCACAGGCGAAGGCGGCATGATTTGCACCGGAGACGATACCATAGCTGAAAAGGCTGCCGTACTGAGGCAGAACGGTATGTCCAAGGGAGCCTGGAACAGGTATGCGGCAAAGGGAAGCGCTAACTACGACATATTTTTCCCGGGCCTGAAATATACGATGATGGACATCCAGGCGGCGATAGGCGATTCGCAGCTGAGGGAGCTCGGGGCATTTAATTCAAGAAGAAAAGAAATAGTCTCTTTCTATATGGAAGAACTTCCAAAAGCCAACGGACTGATCCTTCCAAAGCCTGCACCATGGGAGCATGAACACAGCTGGCACATCTTCACGCCCCTCATAGACATCGAGATGCTGGGGATGTCCAGGGACGATTTCATGGCTGAGATGAAGAAGAGAAACATCGGTACGGCCCTCCACTATCAGGCCATACACCTTTTCACCTGCTACAGGGAAGCCACCGGACTCGACAGGGGGAGCCTGCCTGAGTCTGAGTACGTCTCCGACAGGATCGTTTCGCTCCCGCTCTTCCCTGCCATGACAGATGAAGACGCCATGGACGTTGTCGAGGCCATTTTCGAAGTCTGCGGAAAGAAGATCTGA
- a CDS encoding UDP-glucose 6-dehydrogenase has translation MRICFVGTGYVGLVTGTCFAEKGNDVCCVDIDNKRIEDLNSGIIPIYEPGLEELVKKNREAGRLSFSTEIKEGIKNAQLCFIAVGTPPSSNGSADLAQVLNALDSIGSCIDHSCFIVVKSTVPVGTGTLLWKRIRAHMHERGLEKINLEVLSNPEFLKEGMAIEDCLNPDRVVVGAVSDEARSIMRELYAPFVSEERIFFMDPSSAEITKYAANAMLASRISFMNEIAQLCDKVGADVLSVKEGIASDRRIGSFFLNAGCGYGGSCFPKDVQALCHIGEGQGLDMTMASAIDKVNRKQKELLQIMVREKFGNSMEGLTIAVMGLAFKPHTDDMREAPSISLIRGLLDCGASVKAYDPIAMDQAGMILPKDVRYSGSIEELLEGADSAVLVTEWPEFRCLDWEKLRPLMKSMILFDGRNIYDPSEMQKLGFEYYCIGRNRRPAK, from the coding sequence ATGAGGATCTGTTTTGTAGGCACCGGATATGTGGGTCTCGTAACGGGGACCTGTTTTGCAGAAAAAGGCAACGATGTATGCTGCGTAGACATCGATAATAAAAGGATCGAAGACCTGAACAGTGGCATAATACCGATATACGAACCGGGACTTGAAGAACTGGTCAAAAAAAACAGGGAGGCCGGAAGGCTCTCTTTTTCTACTGAGATCAAAGAGGGGATCAAAAATGCCCAGCTTTGCTTCATAGCAGTCGGTACCCCACCCTCCAGCAATGGCAGCGCGGACCTTGCACAGGTACTCAACGCACTGGACAGCATAGGCTCATGCATAGACCATTCATGCTTCATTGTAGTCAAATCCACAGTGCCTGTCGGCACAGGGACACTGCTCTGGAAGCGCATAAGGGCGCACATGCACGAGAGAGGGCTTGAGAAGATAAACCTCGAAGTCCTTTCAAACCCCGAATTCCTCAAAGAGGGAATGGCGATAGAAGACTGCCTCAATCCCGACAGGGTCGTAGTAGGAGCAGTCTCCGACGAAGCCCGTTCAATAATGCGCGAGCTCTATGCCCCATTTGTTTCCGAAGAGAGGATCTTCTTCATGGACCCATCCTCGGCAGAGATCACAAAATATGCCGCAAACGCTATGCTTGCCTCCAGAATCAGCTTCATGAACGAAATCGCACAGCTTTGCGACAAGGTGGGCGCAGATGTTCTTTCTGTCAAGGAAGGCATCGCCTCTGACAGGCGCATAGGGAGCTTTTTTCTGAACGCCGGCTGCGGCTACGGAGGCTCATGCTTCCCAAAAGACGTCCAGGCCCTTTGCCACATCGGAGAGGGACAGGGACTTGATATGACGATGGCCTCTGCAATAGACAAGGTAAACCGCAAGCAGAAAGAACTGCTGCAGATAATGGTAAGGGAAAAATTCGGCAACAGCATGGAAGGTCTCACTATCGCTGTCATGGGACTTGCTTTTAAACCTCATACCGACGATATGAGAGAGGCCCCATCCATATCCCTTATAAGGGGACTTCTCGACTGCGGTGCCTCAGTAAAGGCTTACGACCCCATTGCAATGGATCAGGCCGGGATGATCCTTCCCAAGGATGTCAGATATTCTGGCAGCATAGAAGAACTGCTCGAGGGAGCCGATTCTGCTGTTCTGGTAACAGAGTGGCCTGAGTTCAGATGTCTTGACTGGGAAAAACTGCGCCCGCTGATGAAAAGCATGATCCTTTTTGACGGCAGGAACATTTATGACCCATCGGAAATGCAGAAACTGGGTTTCGAATATTACTGCATAGGCAGGAACAGACGCCCTGCAAAATAA
- a CDS encoding bifunctional UDP-4-keto-pentose/UDP-xylose synthase, with amino-acid sequence MKKILITGVNGFIGTHLMEALCKDNRWDIQGFDLMSDNLRPFIGCPNFKFTTGDIFKDGKWLEEQVESSDIVLPLAGIAKPAYYLQKPIWTFELDFEQNLKMVRLCSKYKKRIIFPSTSEVYGMSGDSSLKEDESQLITGPINKMRWIYSCSKQMMDRLIFAYGQEEGLSFTLFRPFNWVGPRLDTFRDASENKARSVTQMIYNVLNSGKISLVNGGEQRRSFTWVGDGIEGLTAIIENKDNKAEGQIFNIGNPGNNYSIRELAEMLIEEMQKFPVYREKAEKAELEIISADSYYGKTYDDMQNRLPSVEKMETILDWKPRTGMRELLNRTINWYATKEKLD; translated from the coding sequence ATGAAGAAAATACTTATCACCGGGGTAAACGGCTTTATAGGAACTCATCTGATGGAGGCTCTCTGCAAAGACAACAGGTGGGATATACAGGGTTTTGACCTCATGTCTGACAACCTCCGACCTTTCATCGGCTGTCCAAATTTCAAATTCACAACCGGAGACATATTCAAAGACGGGAAATGGCTCGAAGAGCAGGTCGAATCGTCAGACATCGTACTGCCGCTTGCCGGCATTGCAAAACCCGCCTACTACCTACAGAAACCGATCTGGACATTCGAACTCGATTTTGAGCAGAACCTCAAAATGGTGAGGCTCTGTTCAAAATATAAAAAGAGGATAATCTTTCCCTCTACATCCGAGGTCTACGGCATGAGCGGAGACAGCAGTCTGAAAGAGGATGAAAGCCAGCTCATAACAGGCCCGATAAACAAAATGAGATGGATATACAGCTGCAGCAAACAGATGATGGACAGGCTCATTTTCGCATACGGACAGGAGGAAGGACTCAGTTTCACCCTCTTCCGCCCCTTCAACTGGGTGGGCCCGAGGCTGGACACGTTCAGGGACGCAAGCGAGAACAAAGCCCGTTCCGTTACACAGATGATATACAACGTGCTCAACAGCGGAAAGATCTCCCTTGTCAACGGCGGTGAGCAGAGAAGGAGCTTCACCTGGGTGGGCGACGGGATAGAAGGACTTACCGCGATAATAGAAAATAAGGATAATAAGGCGGAAGGCCAGATATTCAACATCGGCAACCCTGGCAACAACTACTCCATAAGGGAACTTGCCGAGATGCTTATCGAAGAGATGCAAAAATTCCCGGTCTACCGTGAAAAAGCCGAAAAGGCAGAGCTTGAGATCATATCGGCCGATTCCTACTACGGAAAGACATACGATGACATGCAGAACCGTCTTCCTTCAGTGGAAAAAATGGAGACCATCCTTGACTGGAAACCGCGAACCGGAATGCGCGAGCTGCTGAACAGGACTATAAACTGGTACGCAACTAAGGAGAAGCTGGATTGA
- a CDS encoding alcohol dehydrogenase, whose product MWEKENKINEVREIRCRTIAYLGVGAINKIVEILGDLKKKGISKVIVVSGRGSYKKTGAWDVVKKAFNVNKIDYVLYDKVTPNPTVDSVDEATALAREFRAQAVIAIGGGSPIDTGKSVAILMENPKYDARQLYEYKFTPERAAPIVAINLTHGTGSEVNRFAVVSLPEKDYKPAIAYDCIYPLYAIDDPALMTKLSPEQTKFVSIDAVNHVIEAATSKVASPYTILLAQETIRLVDEWLPKAMQDPDDLEARYYLLYASMIGGIAFDNGMLHLTHALEHPLSGVKPELTHGLGLAMILPAVVEVSYPAVPKIFADILTAIVPGLKGVPEEASKAAAGVEKWLVSMGTKEKLSDEGFKEEDIMHLVNLAQNTPSLGLLLSLAPIEVDDKVIEKIYRDSMFFKSE is encoded by the coding sequence ATGTGGGAAAAAGAAAATAAAATTAATGAGGTTCGCGAAATACGCTGCCGTACTATTGCATATCTTGGTGTTGGTGCGATCAACAAAATAGTTGAAATATTAGGTGATCTTAAGAAAAAAGGTATATCGAAAGTAATTGTTGTAAGCGGGAGAGGATCATATAAAAAAACCGGTGCATGGGATGTCGTAAAAAAAGCATTTAACGTAAACAAAATTGACTATGTGCTTTACGATAAAGTCACGCCTAACCCGACTGTTGATTCCGTCGATGAGGCAACAGCGTTGGCCAGGGAGTTCCGTGCACAAGCAGTCATTGCTATAGGTGGCGGAAGCCCCATAGACACGGGTAAGAGTGTTGCAATACTAATGGAGAACCCTAAATATGATGCAAGGCAGCTTTACGAGTATAAATTCACACCAGAGAGAGCCGCTCCGATCGTTGCTATTAACCTGACTCATGGTACAGGCTCTGAAGTCAATCGATTTGCTGTTGTCAGTCTTCCTGAGAAGGATTACAAACCGGCTATTGCTTATGACTGTATATATCCGCTCTATGCAATAGACGATCCAGCTCTTATGACAAAACTATCGCCGGAACAGACTAAGTTTGTTTCTATAGATGCGGTGAACCATGTTATTGAAGCTGCGACATCAAAAGTTGCATCACCTTACACTATTCTTCTTGCACAAGAAACTATAAGGTTAGTCGACGAATGGCTCCCTAAGGCAATGCAGGATCCTGATGACCTCGAAGCACGTTATTATCTGCTCTATGCATCAATGATAGGCGGGATAGCATTTGACAACGGGATGCTGCATCTTACCCATGCGCTGGAACATCCCCTTTCGGGTGTAAAACCTGAACTTACACATGGCCTTGGACTCGCAATGATACTTCCTGCAGTGGTGGAAGTTTCTTACCCTGCAGTTCCTAAAATATTTGCAGATATACTTACTGCGATAGTTCCAGGGCTGAAGGGAGTTCCTGAAGAAGCATCAAAAGCTGCCGCAGGAGTTGAAAAATGGCTTGTGAGTATGGGGACAAAAGAGAAGCTTTCTGACGAAGGCTTCAAGGAAGAAGATATCATGCATCTTGTGAACCTTGCACAGAACACTCCCTCACTCGGACTTCTGCTTTCACTTGCACCAATAGAAGTGGATGATAAGGTTATTGAGAAGATTTACCGCGACTCAATGTTCTTTAAATCTGAGTAA
- a CDS encoding glycosyl transferase, whose translation MDASYKKKKLIVLAIAALILMVYFVPLGWHGLLEPDEGRYSEIPREMVETGDFVTPRLNYVKYFEKPVLLYWMNAASFMAFGENEFAARFPTALSGVLGALITALLCASVFGKRAGAIAGAVTALSLLYFAIGTITLTDMPLSLFLTAALSAFYYGHIKNDRRWFLAFYASVALGLLAKGLVAIVLPGGIIFWYIIFTKKWRLILDALYLPGIALFFIIAFPWFYMVSRENPDFLYFFFVREHFLRYATKIHSRYEPFWFFIPMIPLGLMPWTGFFFSLFSRESVLRSPADKNTKDANIYLLSWFTVIFVFFSLSSSKLIPYIVPCFPPLAILIASDIDRMIERGKWHGKALIFAIVSGGLFSAALIVYTFVGGRVDPYEALPVALAISAGLLIGPLLALFMTRKGDRTSYEKAVTALCLSALVYIAAHYGIYDMMGHSRSTKGISEVIMKEKLPDETIAVYGEILQGIPFYTKQRVMLIDSMGELEFGAGKPEGKGWFPTAEEFLPEWKSKDREFVLVIEKERLPGLFEDGKTYETKKIEHDDYIILFNRRP comes from the coding sequence ATGGATGCCTCTTATAAAAAGAAAAAACTGATCGTTCTAGCGATCGCCGCTCTTATTCTTATGGTCTATTTTGTTCCGCTGGGATGGCACGGACTTCTTGAACCTGATGAGGGAAGATATTCCGAGATCCCCAGGGAAATGGTTGAAACGGGTGATTTTGTAACACCCCGACTTAATTACGTAAAATATTTTGAAAAACCAGTACTTCTTTATTGGATGAATGCAGCCAGTTTTATGGCTTTTGGCGAGAACGAGTTCGCGGCACGCTTTCCGACGGCTCTCAGCGGGGTCCTGGGGGCACTCATAACTGCCCTTCTCTGTGCTTCGGTATTTGGCAAAAGGGCCGGTGCTATTGCAGGAGCAGTGACGGCACTCTCCCTTTTGTATTTTGCCATTGGGACTATTACGCTTACCGACATGCCTCTATCGCTTTTTTTAACTGCGGCACTTTCTGCCTTTTATTATGGGCACATCAAAAACGACAGAAGGTGGTTCCTCGCCTTTTACGCATCTGTGGCATTGGGATTGCTTGCAAAAGGCCTGGTCGCGATAGTCCTTCCGGGAGGGATAATTTTCTGGTACATCATTTTTACAAAAAAATGGCGCCTCATCCTTGATGCCCTTTACCTCCCGGGAATAGCGCTTTTTTTCATAATAGCGTTCCCCTGGTTTTACATGGTCAGCCGTGAAAACCCTGATTTTCTCTATTTCTTCTTTGTAAGGGAACATTTCCTGCGCTATGCCACAAAAATACACAGCCGCTATGAGCCATTCTGGTTTTTCATACCGATGATCCCTTTAGGACTTATGCCCTGGACCGGTTTTTTCTTCTCTCTTTTCAGCCGTGAAAGTGTTCTGAGATCCCCTGCAGACAAGAATACGAAGGATGCTAATATTTATCTGCTTTCATGGTTCACTGTCATTTTTGTGTTTTTCTCACTTTCAAGTTCAAAACTTATTCCCTACATCGTCCCCTGCTTCCCTCCTCTTGCTATACTCATAGCATCTGATATCGACAGGATGATAGAACGCGGGAAATGGCACGGGAAAGCGCTGATTTTCGCCATTGTCTCAGGAGGCCTCTTTTCTGCCGCTTTGATCGTATATACGTTTGTCGGAGGAAGGGTGGATCCATACGAGGCGCTCCCGGTAGCTCTTGCGATTTCTGCAGGCCTGCTCATAGGACCGCTCCTTGCCCTATTTATGACAAGAAAGGGAGACCGGACTTCCTACGAAAAAGCTGTAACAGCTCTGTGCCTCTCTGCACTGGTCTACATTGCAGCACACTACGGCATATACGATATGATGGGACATTCCCGTTCCACCAAAGGCATCTCGGAAGTGATAATGAAAGAAAAACTCCCTGATGAGACCATCGCAGTTTACGGTGAGATCCTTCAGGGTATACCCTTTTATACAAAACAGCGTGTTATGCTGATAGACAGCATGGGAGAACTTGAGTTCGGCGCAGGAAAACCTGAAGGTAAAGGGTGGTTCCCCACCGCTGAAGAGTTCCTGCCTGAATGGAAGTCTAAAGACCGCGAATTTGTACTTGTAATAGAAAAAGAGAGACTCCCTGGTCTTTTTGAAGATGGGAAGACCTATGAAACAAAAAAAATCGAGCATGATGACTATATTATTCTTTTCAACAGGAGGCCCTAA